In the Hordeum vulgare subsp. vulgare chromosome 7H, MorexV3_pseudomolecules_assembly, whole genome shotgun sequence genome, one interval contains:
- the LOC123408500 gene encoding histone deacetylase HDT2-like: MEFWGLEVKPNQFIKVSPEDDHFLHLSQAALGEVKKDDKTTLFVRVDGSQKLAIGTLSIDKFPHIRFDLVFDKEFELSHNSKTTHVFFSGYNVFQPSQGDEYPFLHYTHTCIL; the protein is encoded by the exons ATGGAGTTCTGGG GCCTCGAGGTTAAGCCTAACCAGTTCATCAAGGTTTCTCCTGAAGATGACCACTTTCTCCATCTCTCCCAG GCTGCCCTTGGTGAGGTGAAGAAGGATGACAAGACAACCTTGTTTGTCAGGGTCGACGGCAGCCAGAAGCTAGCCATCGGGACCCTCTCTATAGACAAGTTCCCTCATATCCGGTTCGACCTCGTCTTTGACAAGGAATTTGAGCTGTCACACAATTCCAAGACAACCCACGTCTTCTTCTCTGGCTACAATGTTTTCCAACCTTCCCAGGGAGATGAATATCCTTTTTTACACTACACACATACATGCATTCTGTAG